Proteins from a single region of Primulina tabacum isolate GXHZ01 chromosome 5, ASM2559414v2, whole genome shotgun sequence:
- the LOC142547503 gene encoding UDP-glycosyltransferase 74E1-like has translation MEPSQEIPEKSHVLAIIFPLQGHINPAIQLCKRLVAEKIRVTLLTTASTSRTIQREGFSSDCMAIEIIPDINVVGEDNSDMFEVFFRDYKSSITHGVPQIIQKYDNTGIPVKAILYDSASPWIVDVAHANGVKGAVFFTQNCSVSSIFYHLHSGSLELPSDKGCGEILLPGLTAMKLKDLPSVAYDMNSYKAIRRHLIDQFETCGKAEWRLFNTFDKLEHEVLKWMARLYPILAIGPSIPSMYIDKRLQNNYEYGLNLSAPKAESCLRWLNNKQDHSVIYVSFGSLANLDQKQMEELAWGLTDSGCDFIWVVRDPEFTKLPQGFTSSPSKKGLIVKWCNQLEVLSHRAVGCFLTHCGWNSTLEALSLGVPMVAMPQWTDQTTNAKLVMDVWQTGVRAEIGEDGIVKKEEIVACVKEVMEGDKGKETRRNALKWKDLARDAISKGGSSDKNIMKFVMELVNSN, from the exons ATGGAACCATCCCAAGAAATCCCTGAGAAATCTCATGTTCTTGCAATCATCTTCCCGCTTCAAGGCCACATAAACCCCGCAATTCAGCTCTGCAAACGCCTCGTCGCCGAGAAAATCCGAGTCACCTTACTCACCACAGCCTCCACCAGCAGAACCATACAGAGAGAAGGGTTTAGCAGCGACTGCATGGCCATAGAAATCATCCCCGACATTAACGTGGTCGGAGAAGATAACTCGGACATGTTCGAAGTCTTTTTCCGGGACTACAAATCTAGCATCACGCATGGAGTTCCTCAAATAATCCAGAAATATGACAACACTGGAATCCCAGTCAAAGCCATTCTGTATGATTCCGCGAGTCCATGGATTGTGGACGTAGCTCACGCAAATGGAGTAAAAGGGGCTGTTTTTTTCACTCAGAACTGCTCTGTTTCTTCCATCTTCTACCACTTGCACAGTGGTAGCTTGGAGTTACCATCTGACAAAGGGTGTGGTGAGATACTGCTGCCGGGATTGACGGCTATGAAGTTGAAAGATTTGCCTTCTGTGGCTTATGATATGAATTCATACAAGGCTATAAGGAGACATCTGATAGATCAATTTGAAACCTGTGGAAAGGCAGAGTGGAGATTATTCAACACATTTGATAAGCTTGAACATGAG GTGCTAAAATGGATGGCTAGACTTTATCCCATCCTTGCTATAGGACCAAGCATTCCATCAATGTACATAGACAAAAGATTGCAAAACAATTACGAGTATGGACTCAACCTCTCCGCTCCAAAAGCTGAATCTTGCCTACGATGGCTCAACAACAAGCAAGACCACTCTGTCATTTACGTATCATTCGGAAGCCTCGCAAACCTAGACCAAAAACAAATGGAGGAGCTTGCATGGGGATTGACAGACAGCGGATGCGACTTTATATGGGTAGTTAGAGATCCTGAATTCACCAAGCTTCCTCAAGGTTTCACTTCTAGCCCATCAAAGAAAGGCCTAATCGTGAAATGGTGCAATCAACTAGAAGTCTTGTCCCACCGAGCCGTAGGGTGTTTTTTGACGCACTGTGGATGGAATTCGACATTGGAGGCATTGAGTTTGGGGGTTCCCATGGTGGCTATGCCTCAATGGACGGATCAAACGACCAACGCTAAGTTGGTCATGGATGTTTGGCAAACGGGGGTTCGCGCTGAGATCGGTGAAGATGGGATTGTTAAGAAAGAGGAAATAGTAGCTTGTGTTAAAGAAGTTATGGAAGGAGATAAAGGGAAAGAAACAAGGAGAAATGCTTTGAAATGGAAGGATTTAGCGAGAGATGCCATTAGTAAAGGAGGAAGCtcggataaaaatattatgaagtTTGTTATGGAACTTGTGAATTCAAATTAA
- the LOC142544388 gene encoding pelargonidin 3-O-(6-caffeoylglucoside) 5-O-(6-O-malonylglucoside) 4'''-malonyltransferase-like, which yields MSGFEYTAEESCRLEYREIVSKMRETLIQGVKDCEKILSDKAFGRWALIDMDYDVAKKAACSDSKVVWFTDWSKFGEYELDFGWGKPIWVSLSNVYVQDMVILMNTKENDGIEAWVYLHESDMAYFEQDEDVIKLITN from the coding sequence ATGTCCGGATTCGAATACACAGCAGAGGAGAGTTGTAGGCTTGAGTATCGAGAAATAGTTTCCAAGATGCGGGAAACATTAATCCAGGGTGTGAAGGACTGCGAGAAGATATTAAGTGACAAAGCATTTGGACGATGGGCTTTGATTGATATGGACTACGATGTGGCTAAGAAGGCAGCATGCTCGGATTCTAAGGTTGTTTGGTTCACAGATTGGTCCAAGTTCGGAGAATATGAGCTCGATTTCGGTTGGGGAAAACCTATCTGGGTGAGCTTGAGCAATGTATATGTTCAAGACATGGTGATATTGATGAATACCAAAGAGAATGATGGGATTGAGGCATGGGTGTATTTGCATGAGTCCGACATGGCTTATTTTGAACAAGATGAAGATGTTATCAAGCTCATTACAAATTGA